The Chelonoidis abingdonii isolate Lonesome George unplaced genomic scaffold, CheloAbing_2.0 scaffold0025, whole genome shotgun sequence genome has a window encoding:
- the LOC116826896 gene encoding single-pass membrane and coiled-coil domain-containing protein 3-like isoform X1 translates to MGVLCSLRQVFPRMSWSDFLYPDNPMRQEKVTWLHQELINCIELNFDTTNELTEALNTHCQCKLHPVKMNMNGTVRENCDIFLTAIKSIQDILQAIDAKLKSNLEPDLYRKLHDFQEPDAVKTQILCNVATMVSGLAGTVAMRFFIKLVLSQVVGTVLNQTAMVLAKIGASVIGAVAGMILGVGVDLILSVTLGSIEKYQLEAKIEELSELVSEF, encoded by the coding sequence TTTTCCCGAGAATGTCCTGGAGCGATTTCCTGTACCCAGACAACCCAATGAGGCAGGAGAAGGTGACGTGGTTACACCAGGAGCTGATCAACTGCATAGAGCTCAATTTTGATACCACCAATGAGCTGACTGAAGCCTTAAACACACACTGTCAGTGCAAGTTGCACCCCGTTAAGATGAACATGAACGGCACCGTCCGGGAGAACTGCGACATATTCCTCACAGCCATAAAGTCCATCCAAGACATTCTGCAGGCCATCGATGCAAAGTTGAAGAGCAACCTGGAGCCAGATCTCTACCGAAAGCTTCACGATTTCCAGGAGCCTGATGCTGTGAAGACGCAGATTCTGTGCAATGTGGCCACAATGGTGAGCGGCCTCGCTGGGACAGTGGCCATGAGGTTCTTCATCAAGCTGGTGTTATCGCAGGTGGTGGGCACAGTCCTGAACCAAACGGCCATGGTCTTGGCCAAGATCGGTGCCTCCGTGATCGGCGCCGTGGCTGGCATGATACTGGGTGTGGGTGTCGACTTGATTCTCAGCGTGACCCTGGGTTCCATAGAGAAGTACCAACTGGAGGCGAAGATTGAGGAGCTCAGTGAGCTGGTGAGTGAGTTCTAG
- the LOC116826896 gene encoding single-pass membrane and coiled-coil domain-containing protein 3-like isoform X2: MSWSDFLYPDNPMRQEKVTWLHQELINCIELNFDTTNELTEALNTHCQCKLHPVKMNMNGTVRENCDIFLTAIKSIQDILQAIDAKLKSNLEPDLYRKLHDFQEPDAVKTQILCNVATMVSGLAGTVAMRFFIKLVLSQVVGTVLNQTAMVLAKIGASVIGAVAGMILGVGVDLILSVTLGSIEKYQLEAKIEELSELVSEF, translated from the coding sequence ATGTCCTGGAGCGATTTCCTGTACCCAGACAACCCAATGAGGCAGGAGAAGGTGACGTGGTTACACCAGGAGCTGATCAACTGCATAGAGCTCAATTTTGATACCACCAATGAGCTGACTGAAGCCTTAAACACACACTGTCAGTGCAAGTTGCACCCCGTTAAGATGAACATGAACGGCACCGTCCGGGAGAACTGCGACATATTCCTCACAGCCATAAAGTCCATCCAAGACATTCTGCAGGCCATCGATGCAAAGTTGAAGAGCAACCTGGAGCCAGATCTCTACCGAAAGCTTCACGATTTCCAGGAGCCTGATGCTGTGAAGACGCAGATTCTGTGCAATGTGGCCACAATGGTGAGCGGCCTCGCTGGGACAGTGGCCATGAGGTTCTTCATCAAGCTGGTGTTATCGCAGGTGGTGGGCACAGTCCTGAACCAAACGGCCATGGTCTTGGCCAAGATCGGTGCCTCCGTGATCGGCGCCGTGGCTGGCATGATACTGGGTGTGGGTGTCGACTTGATTCTCAGCGTGACCCTGGGTTCCATAGAGAAGTACCAACTGGAGGCGAAGATTGAGGAGCTCAGTGAGCTGGTGAGTGAGTTCTAG